The Cervus canadensis isolate Bull #8, Minnesota chromosome X, ASM1932006v1, whole genome shotgun sequence genome contains the following window.
aggtggccaaagtattggagcttcagcttcagcatcagtccttccagagatACGTCGGAAGCAGGTCTATTATTCACCATCCTCTTGGCACCTCCAAATCAAAtatagtgtgtttttttttctaaaaaagtagaaatagagatacagatgtacagaacaaatggatggacaccaagaggggacaggagggggcatgaattgggagattgggattgacatacatacactactatgtataaaatagataactgatgagatcctgctgtgtaacacagggaactctgctcaatactccaGTGACCaagaggtgatatatgtataactgattcactctgctgtacaacagaaactaacatagcatcgtatagcaactaaacaccaattaaaaaaatacaacccCCCACCCTCCAGCTCTAGCCCTAGTAAGTCAGAATCTCCCACAGGccaggcccaggaatctgcatttccaATAAGCACCCCAAAATGATTGAGGCAGCCAGCCTTGCACACATCCTTTGGTGAGTACTGGTTAAACAGTCTGAGGGCACAAGTCCCCTCACTGTTAAATGGACGCAGTACTGCCACCTCCTtcacagtgtaaaaaaaaaaaaaaaaaagtctgtgtaaGCTATTTGCACAAAGAAAACGctaatgcttttattttccacTCCCCCGATACAAAGGTGAAGAACTTTTACTGCTTATTTGATTTGGATTCCGCCTCATGTTTAATGTACATGGCTCCAAGGCCCAAAGTTGAAccgacagagagagggagaagggaagactCGAGAAAACTCCAGTTCCCACAACCAAGCCGCACTTGACCTCGCGGGGACCTGCTGCTCATCTCCACCCTCCACCGCCGGCGAGCATTTGTATCCCGCCCGAGGCTGCGCGGGAAGCCCGCCCCCGCGCCCCGTTGATTGGCCGCGCCCGCCCGCCCGTCACGCTCTTTTGTCTCGGTTAGCTGAGGATAAAAGCTGCCGCGGCTGCCGTGGGAACTGCTGCCTCGACTCGGCTACCAGTCTCAGGGTGGCCGTGCGAAGCAGCTTCATCGGGTAGTCCCGGCTAGCTCAGCGGCTGAGGAGGCGCCCATCTTTTTCCCCTGCAGGGCCGCGGAGACCGAAGGCGGAGACGCAGCTGTCGACGCCAAAGCGTCCGGTGCCCACAAGCCCAACACAGGTAAAGAAAGGGGGGCGCGATTGCCCCGCGCGGAGAGAGCAGGGGGAAGCCCTACCAGGACTGGCGGCTCCCAGGTTAGGGAATGGAGGACTGCGCGGCAGGGGAAGGAGCCCTCCCGCGGCCTGGCTGCGctgagggaggaggtggggttCCACTGGATGCTGCCGAATGGGTAGGATTTGCCTGGATTGAGAAAGGGGGCGTTTTCAGGGGGAGGGGGCAAGGGGCGCGTTTGGGAGGTGGGAGAATCGCAAACTGCCTTGAAGCCCCTTTGCATCTCCCCATTCCTTCCGGCGGGAGGAATATGTGGGTGTGCGTCTCCAACTCTGATTCTCTTTCTCGGTGGCAGGCCACCAGAGCCGAAGCTGAACTTGAATTCTGTGCGGCTGATTACAGAGCTGGTAGGACGACGATTTCCCCGGGGGAAATGGAATGGGGGGCGGGGGCCTTCTTTGGCTTGTATTcagaaggtgggagaaggaaTTTTCCACCTGGCTGCTGCGGAGGccgcggggtggggggtgggaggcggggaggaGGAAGCGGGATGAGGAGTGAGGCTGTTTCTGACCCTTCCCctaccctgccctgccctctgcgGCGGCGCAGTCTTGACGCCCTGAGGTCCCAGATCGGCGACCCCCGGTGGACAGCGATCGGTTGAAGCCCAGAGGCGAGCTTTCCCACGGAGGCCACTGGTTGCAGAAGCTGGAAGTGAAATAAAGGCGCGCACTTGCTCCTGAGCTCCTGTAAGAATCTGAGAAATAGCGGGGCGGGCTGGGGAGTGGACTTTAAGAAGGGGGTGTGGTTGAGACCGGAGGAGGTTAATGAGATCTTGTTTATTCCCACAAATCTGTGACCGCTGTGCTCTATTTTGAGAGCCCACTATCCTCCCCATACACTATTACACTTAGAAGCAACAGTTGCCGTCCCTCTTGAAGGAACGGAGGGAAGGGATAGAAGTGGCTGTAAAAAGCATCGTGCTAACACGAGACACCGGCTGGCTCCGTGAGGTTTAATTGCCAGTCTCCTGGAGGATATTTTTAGGGTAGTGGGCAGATATAAAATGTACTGCAGGATATTCCGGAAGGGAGAAAATAACCCCTGCTCCCATCTTTtgtctcatttgtttcttttttacagtTTCTACTGAGGTAGGAGGACTACAGAATCCCCCAGGACGCCTGCAGATTAGGCTTTTTGTAAAAGCCTGAGAATCTTGTTAACATTTAGAGACCCGGACATCGTCCGTCATGACTAGCATCATTGCGCGCGTGGGTAACAGCCAGCGGCAAAACGCACCCTTGCCACCTTGGGCCCATTCTATGCTAAGGTCTCTGGAGAGGAGTCTTGGTCCTTTAATGGCCATCCTGGCAGAGAGAAACCTGAAATTGTTCTCGGGGAGGGTGGTGCCAGCCCAGGGGGAAGAAACCTTTGAGAACTGGCTGATCCAAGTCAATGAGGTCTTGCCAGATTGGAATATGTCTGAAGAGGAAAAGCTCAGGCGCTTGATTAAAACCCTGAGGGGCCCCGCACGGGAGGTGATGCTTTTGCTGCAGGCGGCCAACCCCAACCTCAGCGTGGCAGATTTCTTGCACGCCATGAAATTGGTGTTTGGGGAGTCTGAAAGCAGTGTGACTGCTCATAGTAAATTTTTTAACACCCTGCAGGCGCAAGGGGAGAAAGCCTCCCTTTATGTGATCCGTTTAGAGGTGCAGCTCCAGAATGCTATTCAGGCAGGGATCATAGCTCAGAAAGACGCCAACCAGTCTCGCCTGCACCAGTTCCTTTTAGGGGCCGAGCTGAATGGGGACCTGCGCTTCAGGCTGAAGAATCTTCTCAGGATGTATGCAAATGAGCAGGAGCGTCTCCCCACTTTCCTGGAGTTAATCAGGATGATAAGGGAGGAAGAGGATTGGGATGACACTTTCATTAAACAGAAGCGGGCCAAGAGATCTGAGTCAGTGGTGGCAAGGGCAACTAGCCCAGTGGCACTTGGGGGCTCCCCACCCATAGTGATTGATAATAAAGACTGTAACGTGATCGAGATAGATGATACCCCCGATGACTCAGATGAGGATGTGATCCTGGTGGAGGAGTCTCAGGACCTTCCACTTTCATTCTCGGATTCTCCTCCCCCCAGATGCAGGGCCAGACCTCAGGATCAAGTGCTAATCATTGATTCCCCCAACAATTCCCAGCCTCCATCTCCTTGCACCAGTGGGGGTTCTGGGTATAAGAATGATGGTCCTGGGAATATGCGTAGAACCAGGAAACGAAAACACACAATTTGCTGTTCATATTGTGGTGAAGAGGGCCACtcaaaggaaagctgtgacaacgAGAGCAACAAGGCCCAGATGTTTGAAAATCTGATCATCACCCTGCAGGAGCTGGCACATAGCGAGGAGAGGTCAAGAGAGGCCCCTGTCGAACCCAGTGACCCTTTTGAGCTACAGTGAGGTGCTAGCCCCCAGCTTTAAGTGAACcctaacctatatgcagagtccaGCAATGGGAAAAATGGGGGGAGGATGCTTCTAACCACATAAATTAATCCACAAAGCAGCTTTCTTTTGGGGTGAAGGATGGAGGGTCTTGAATATTGGTATAGTGGAGGGAGATGGCCTGACCTCCATCCTTGCTACTAATCCCCTGCTGCCTAATCCTAATCCTCTGTGCGTGCTGCTTTCCTTGATGCCTTTATTCTCTCTGTGAAAGTGATATAATTCAttgttaaatattaaaacagtaaAGACAAATGCAAAATGTACAAATTACCCCAAACCCTTCAACCCTTAAATAACCATTGTCAACCCTTTGATGAATGTCCTTCTAGGTAGTTCTGTTTACCTATGTACCCAGatagatatatgtatagataACAGTGAGCAAATATAAGTGTTGTTCTAAAGtctgtattttttaagaaaataatatatgttgTGAGCTTCTTTCTATATCAATAAACAGCAGCAGCTAGTTTACTGTCTGTGTATTATTTTaggaagaagtagaggaaaaaaggaataagaaaaatacagtgaaaagcTATAAACGGGGGGGGGGTTATACACTGAGGTGGGCTTTTGATTAActtcactttgcagatgaggaaaagggaagaagaaatgggCTGAAATCTTCCTCAGAGGTAAATGGACAGAGCCCCTTACCACAGCTGACCTGTCCCTTAGGTCACAGAGCCAAACTGTGGCACCCGCTAGTTGACAACGTTCAAAGGCTTTCTTCTCTAACATATCCAGAAGATTCTGacgggggggtggggaggctggtgCTGAGGTAATAGCCCAAACGGAGGATGCCAGGGGTCCATTCCTGATTACTGTGGGGAGGGGCAGCTCTCTCTGCTCTGGGCGGGTTTCTGACATTGCCATTGCCATGGCTTCTCGTCCAGGTCACAGTAGGAAATCTCTCCTGCGGGCTGATgcggcccctcccccaccccactcccccagtTAAGGAAGGAGAGAGCAGCTACTGGTGGGAGCCAGCATCAGGGGCCTCAGCCCCCAGAAGCCCTGAAGTGACATGTTAGGGGACACTGTCAGCCCAACGACTTCAAGGCAACCCCGCTCAATCCCGCAACTGAGAATAGCTGGGGAGGGATGAAAAGCAATATAGTTGCCCATACACATGAAGGAACACGCGGTCAGAAAGCCAGGAAGCCTTCCACATTATTTTAGTGGAGTGGAGGACATTCATGTCCTGGAGAGAAGAAGCagggtggcggggcggggggtggggaacaTCTTCCCAGGAACTTGCCCTGTCCCTTCTCCCGATCTCATATTGGAGATATTGGAGGGGGTTAAAGAGGACTCATCTGACCTCAGACCCCAAGGTCCTTAACGCTTCTTGTAGGTGTATAAATACCTACCTCTGTGAGCAGCACAGGGCTGGGGGCACGGGAGTGGGGAGGACTGCATTTAAGACAGGTGGTGGAGGGAAGGAATGGGTTCACCTGAGAACCTGAAGGAGCTGATGTACAGGAAATCGGTGCTCCTCAGAGCCAAGAGGAGGGAGCCCAgcggctggagagggtgtgccaGGGGCTAGAGAGTAAGAGGAGAGCAAGTGAGGGCCCATCAGGGACACTCACAGGAGACTGACAGTGACAGGAAGGCTAGTCAGAATCACAGACCCCGGGGTTGTGTATACAACTCCAGGCTGAGGGTACCAGCAGTGCACTGGTTGATGTGCCCAGAGAGAGACAGTGGGGTTCCCATTGTGTTAGCAactgagggaggaaggagagggagacacCAGGTGCTGTAAGAAGCCAGTGCAGCCTTTCCTGGGCTGTCACGCCTCCAGAACCTGCTTAGAAAGAAcaccctaccccccacccccaggcacatTCTCCATCGGTGGAAAGGGTACAGGCTCAGCCTCCCTTGTTCTGCCATCACCCCTCCCCCGGACCCCAGCATCCGAGGTTTGCCTTAAGCCTCAGCCTCCTTAACCCTCCTGAccagagggaggctgggagggcctCTCTGCCTTGGACCCTTTAGCTGAGAACCGGCCCAGTGTGCAGACTCCAGAGGCACTCTCCTTGCATCCATCCCTGGCACTTCTGGGACCCTGGTAGCCACCACCATCTCTCCAGAGCCAAAGGGgaccccctccctcacctccagGCAAGAGGCAGCTCCACTCAGGCCCCCAAAGCCATATGGACCCCCAAAATTTCCCAGATCATATAGagttggaaaaatccctgatgctgggaaagattgagggtagaagaagagggtgtcagaggatgagatggctggatggcatcaccaatgcaatggacatgaacttgggcaaactctgggagatggtgagggacagggaggcctggcatgctgcagtccatggggttgcaaagagttggacacgactgggcaactgaacatcaacaataaCATAGAATTTAACCTTTAATTCTTCTCTACCTCTCCATCTCTGctgttgttttcttaattttactttataaacaCTTGTTGAATATTTGCCCAAAGATACACTCTATGTTGCCATGTCTCTCTAGTATCCAGTAGAAGAGATAGctgaaataagacaaaaataaatcctGCCCACTTCACTAACCTCCTTTTCACTGGAGTTAGCTTGGGAGTTCAGTTAGACCACtgctttgaaaatatattctgtGATTCACcccctttttcttccctctttcatcCTCCTCTCTGGTGTATGAATTTGAGACtgtctacatttttatttcaccaaCCTGATGCCATCtgacatttcttttctgtttcactttgTGTGACACTGGCTTTTCCTTTACTTGAGAAATACATATTCTCCCTAATTAGGAGACATGGACCCAATGCCTGAGCATTCAGATCAGACTAATGGGGTTAGCCAAAAAAAGCCTTCATTTCAAACTCTaagcttctttcttcctttctgccttcaTTCTCATTGGTCGCTAAGAGATGAAAATCACTCTTTTGTCTTGTCAGAAGAAACCGGCCTTTCTGCATTAAGGATCCCTCCTTCCTGGCATTCTTTTCCCTTGGTTTCCATGATGCCCCTGTCTCATGGTCCCCCCTTCCCTGACCTGTTTGGTGCCTGGTTCTCAGTTTACTTTGCTGAATCTTCTTGCTTTTCTTGATctttccttgctgctgctgctgcttcagtcatgtccaactctgtgcgaccccaaggacagcagcccaccaggctcctctgtccacggaattctctaggcaagagtactggagtgggttgccatttccttctccataatagtaatcaaaatcaaaatcattACAATTGTGATTTAAGAGCTTATTGCATGCCTGTACCAAGTCCTTTATTAGCAGGCCCCAGCCTTTTTAgaaccagggaccagtttcatggaagacaattttcctatGGTGGAGGGGAGCGgctggtttcaggatgattcaagtatattacatttattgtgcactttgtttcaattatttttacatcagcttcacctcagatcatcaggcattagatcccagaggttggggatgCCTACTTTAAATGCATGTGCTCCTTTAGCCCTCACATCAATTCCATAAAATAGGTATTACTATTAGCACATGTTTCAGAtgaggaaagggcttcccaggtggctcagcagtaaacaatcgATCTGTAATGCagcagacacgggttcgatccctggattaagaagatcccctggagaaggaaatggcaacccactccaatattcttgcctgggaaatcccacggacagaggagcatggctggctacagtccatggggtcccaaagagttggatacgacttagcgactaaacaacaacaacaacaaaaacagatgaggaaacacacTGCAAAGTTAAATAAACTTGCCTAGGGGTATGCAGCTAGTTAGTGGTGGAGCCAGAGGTCACACTCTAGGGTGGGAAGCCTACACTTCTTATATATCTTAGCTCTCCTGTGTACACAGCACCCTACAATGTAGGTGCTGCTGAAGCTGCCTATGAACAGGAAACTGAAGTTTCTAAATTCAGGATGATAAGACCTGCCTTGCCCAGGTGCTTGGTGTATGAGTGATTAGCATCAGGCTTTCAAGAAATGGTAACTATTACTTGGTTAGAATGCATGATTCTGCTACAgaaggaaggatgggggaaagtAAATACTGTCTTTGCTAAGCAGACAGTGCTTATTCAGTGATAATCTGACACTGTAACAgttgggctccaggagttgggccGAGCCTGGCCCCTGGAAGGCACAGGAGTGAAATCAGAAATGCCTGAGtgtttagtgggcttccctggtggctcagtggtaaaaaatcagcctgccgatgcaggagatgtggattaattagacccctgggttgggaatatcccctggaggaggaaatgggaacctactccagtattcttgcctggaaaatctcatggacagaggagccagttggacatgaccgaatgactaaacaaccacaacagccacaacaaatatatatatacacaatacatatttacatgtgtatatatattaatatatacatacacagtgggatattactcagtcataagaagaatgaaatattgccatttgaagcaacatggatgcagctagagattatcatactaagtgaagtagtaagtcagaaatagaaagacaaacaccatatgacaggggtccccaacctccaggctgTGGACTGGTACCTCCTGCCAGATCAGTGGCaccattagattagaaataaggTGCACAagaaatgtaatgcacttgaatcacccTGAAACCATCCTTGCACCCTAGTCTGTGGGAAAATTGTGTTCCATGAAATCTGTCCCCagtgtcaaaaaggttggggactactgccatatgatattacttatacatgaaatctaaaatataatatgggcttctagtattctcgcctggagaattccatggacagaggagtctggcagggtacacagtccatggggtcacaaagagttggacatgactgagcgactaaacacagcacagcacagggatcttgatgggcttcccaggtggtgctagtggtaaagaacctgtctgccaatgcagaagatgtaggagacgcaggttcgatccctgagtccagaagattccctggaggaggacacagaaacccactccagtattcttgcctggagaatcccatggacagaggagcctggcgggctatagtcatggggtcgcaaagaattggacatgactgagtaagcacccccacacacaaaatataacacaaatgaacctatctatgaaacagaaagagattcatggacacagagaacagactggtggttgccaagggggacgggggtgggggaaggatggagtaGGAGGTTGAGGTTAGCCGATGTAAGCAGATTGCACATTCTGTCATGTGTGGAATGAACAAACAAGGTCCTCCTTATACCACAGGGATCTATATTTGCTTTCCTatgataaagcataatggaaatgaatacataaaaaagaaatatataactgaatcactttgcagtacagcagaaatcaacacattataagtcaataataaataaataaaactgcacGCCTGGACCAGCATTCTCATTCTGTTTTCCCTCCTCTGTGTGCCCATCACATGCCTCTCTTCTAGCACACCACATAATTTAatgatttattatattatttgtttattcctGTCTATCCCCCACTAGACTGTAAACATTTTAGTCTGCTTAGTTCACTGTGGTATCCCCAGCTCCTAGAATACTACCTGGAACATAAGTTGGatttcaataaatgcttgtgaATGGAACAAATcaagtgcttggcacacagtaggtacacaGAGAATGGCAGCCTTTATTATTGCTACACTCCCAGAACAAATGTTATTGGAGGGGAGTCAGTCAAGGAAAGAACAGTGTATACTGCTGAACTGCCATCCATCGAGTTGATGAGATCAGGAACCTGGGAGACATTCTAAATCAACTgcttgcttctctctctcccacttaCTCTCTGTGACTTGTTAGTTGGACCATTCACTCCtagcaaagcagaaagagagatgGGTTTCTTTGTAGCTTCATCCATATCACATCATCAGATCTTAGGTTTAGGTGTTTCAAACTCCCAATTTCACGTGCACTTATAAGTATTAAAAGACAACTGCCCTGTAAAATATGGATGTTTTGGGTACTCTTTGCTATTTCCCTTTTACTGAAGGATAAGTAAAAGAATAATTAtgtggtgcagtcactatggagaacagtatggaggttcattaaaaaattaaaaatagagctaccatgtgatccagcaatcccactcctgggcctatatccagaaaagaggaaaattcttatttaaaaagatacatgcaccccagtgttcatagcagcactgtttataatagtcaagacatggaaacaacccaagagCCCATCAAAAGATGGCtggtttaagaagatgtggtattatacatacagtggagtattactcagccattaaaagtgaaataataccatttgcagcaacatggacctagagattattgtactaagtgaagtaagtcagacaaagacaaatactatgatatcacatgatatcactccTATGTGAAATCTGAGAAATTGtacaaatgatcttatttacaaaacagaaacagactcatagacataggaAATGAACtgatagttaccaaaggggaaaggggggaggaataaattaggtgTATGGGAtaacaggtacaaactactgtatataaaacagataagcgacaaggatttactgtgtaacacaaggaactatattcaataacttgtaataacctataatggaaaagaaactgagtcattttgctgtatacttgaaattaacacagcagtgtaaatcaactatacttcaataaaaatatgtaagacTTATGTGCATAATAAATAACCTAAGATGTAAAAAAAGagtaataataatgaatattattttcaCTTGCTATGTGTTGAACATGTAAGTAATATAGTAAGAACTATTaaccccattttatttatttatttatttattttttattattaaccccattttagaGGAGTTAAATGGGTCTCAGTAAGAGAGAGCAAGAGGATTAAGGTGTTACATGCCCGTAAACACAGAGTAAGTCTGGCACCAAAGCCTATGAACTTTCCATCATATATTTGAAGTAAAAGTGTTGACATTAATGAGAAAACTGGTATCACAGTGGAAGATCAGTTATTGGGGCAGGGGTAACAGACAGATATGAACATCTGATCAATTTCCTGTTCATCAAGTACAGGTTAAAGCTGTTTGAAAATCTGTAAGTGAAAGAACTTAAATTTTACTAGAGGGAACATGATGGAGGTTGATTTTAAATATCCTGAATGGACCAAGATCAATTTAGCTCAGGGAAACATAATTGAAAATAGAATCTCTTTAGTATCACTGATCTCTGAAACTCAAGAAATCGACACATaaacttttctcttctctgtctgccAGAATGTTTGGTAAAACTGTTTTATTCACTAAATGACTTTAGAGTTGCTATAAAAGTAGGAAATTTAGAATACCATaagattatataaaatttttatatgcttattatttaaaaaggcatcaaatgatacagaaagaataaataagccATAGGTAAGTACTGAACATTTggcatatttcttttaaatcttttttctaaCTTTGAGAGTGTGAGTGTAGATATATGTACAATTTATTgagtaaaatttcttctttttctattaataagTACAATAACTTCAAAAGCACAAAATAAAGATTGGCAAAAGAGAAGTAAGGGGGTGGTAACACCTGagcaaatataaaaacatacCAAGAAAACCTACAAGAAGTAAACTGTTACTGGCTGACAAATAATGATCATTAATTGTAGTAAGTATGATTATTTTCATAGACAAAGCAAAAGAATTGGTggaaacatttctgaaaataatgaGGGACATTAATGTAAAATCTGAAAGGATtaggaaaggaaaatgataagAAGAAATTTTATCTTTAGAGGATACGAGTGAAAGGACAGAACTCAAGTTAAGCTAGAAGATAGTGAGTGAGCTTGGTAGCTGTAGAGAGGAAGACATGATTATAAATTCACCCAGGCCCCAGCCACATCACAGACT
Protein-coding sequences here:
- the ZCCHC12 gene encoding zinc finger CCHC domain-containing protein 12 → MTSIIARVGNSQRQNAPLPPWAHSMLRSLERSLGPLMAILAERNLKLFSGRVVPAQGEETFENWLIQVNEVLPDWNMSEEEKLRRLIKTLRGPAREVMLLLQAANPNLSVADFLHAMKLVFGESESSVTAHSKFFNTLQAQGEKASLYVIRLEVQLQNAIQAGIIAQKDANQSRLHQFLLGAELNGDLRFRLKNLLRMYANEQERLPTFLELIRMIREEEDWDDTFIKQKRAKRSESVVARATSPVALGGSPPIVIDNKDCNVIEIDDTPDDSDEDVILVEESQDLPLSFSDSPPPRCRARPQDQVLIIDSPNNSQPPSPCTSGGSGYKNDGPGNMRRTRKRKHTICCSYCGEEGHSKESCDNESNKAQMFENLIITLQELAHSEERSREAPVEPSDPFELQ